Within the Desulfobacterales bacterium genome, the region TTTGACACGGGCCCGCTATCTTTTCCGCATGAAAGAAGCCTTTGAAGAAAATTTTGAGGAAATTGCCAAAGTCCTGACCACCGAGCAGGGCAAATGCATCGACGAGGCGCGCGGAGAAGTTCGGCGTATGATCGAAAATGTCGAGCACGCCACCGGTGTTACGACGCTGATGACCGGGTACACTATGGAAGACATCGCCCAAGACATCGACTGCATGGGCCATCGCCAGCCGTTGGGTGTTTTTGCAGCCATTGTCCCGTATAACTTTCCGGGAATGGTGGCTTGGTGGTTTCTGCCTTACGCCCTGGTGACCGGCAACACCTTCATCGTCAAACCTTCCGAGCAGGTGCCCATGACGCAGACCAAAATTTTTGAGATTCTTGAAGATGTCGGCCTTCCCGAAGGGGTTCTGAATATGGTGCATGGCGCCCATGATGTGGTCAACGGCTTGCTCGATCATCCGGACATCGAAGGCATCTCTTTTGTGGGCTCTACCCCCACGGCCAAATACATTTACAAGCGCTGCGGCGATACCGGCAAACGGGTTCAATCGCTGGGCGGTGCCAAAAACATTGTAGCAGTAATGCCTGATGCAGACCTGGACGCAGCCATGCCCTCGATGATCACGTCTTTTTACGGCTGTACCGGGCAGCGCTGCCTGTCGGGAGCGGTGCTCGTGCCGGTGGGAGACGTGGCCGATGAGCTGATCGAAAAATTCTCTACGGCTGCCAAGGAGATGAAAGTCGGCAGCGGCCTGGATGAACAAACCGGGATGGGTCCGTTGGCTTCTGCTGCCCAAAAGGAAAAAGTATTGGGCTATATCGAAAAAGGTATCGAAGAAGGTGCGGACCTGGTCATGGACGGACGCGGTTTTACTGTGGATGAATACCCGAATGGGTTTTTCGTCGGGCCGACCATTTTTGACAATGTCAAACCCGATATGACCATCGCCAAAGAAGAGATCTTCGGCCCGGTGGTCAGTGTGGTGCGCGCCAAAGATCTGAATGAGGTCATCGATCTGATCAACACCCGCGGTTTTGCCAACGCCGCCTGTATATATACCAATGACGGCGCTGCCGCCCGGGAATTCAAATACCGCGTCACACCCAGTATGGTGGGTATTAATATCGGTATTGCGGCACCGATGAGCTTTTTCCCGTTCGGCGGTGCCGGCAATTCGATGTACGGCGACACCAAGGCCCATGGCCAGGAGATTTTTAACTTTTTTACGGATACTAAAGTGGTCATTCAACGCTGGTTCTAAAACTGGCTTTAATCCCATCATCTCTTGGCCGATAGCGGTGTTGCTCGAAGCAGAAAACCGCTAACGTACTACAAGTACGCGGCACAATTTTCTGCTACTCGCGCCTTGCTATCGACCAAGAGCTAAGGACCTTAAAGCCAGTTTGAATCATCATTAAAAACAGTTCATGCCGAGCCAGCGAACATGATCTAAAATTTTAAAATCGATTCTACAACAAAGCTAAAGATCTTAAAGCCAGTTTAAAAAGTACTATGGAGTTATGGAGTAATCCATTTTGAAGGTTTGTGGTATCGACTTGTTCTCAATCAATACTCCACTACTCCAACACTCCGAAAATTTTAAAACGGATATAGGTAAAAGAGAATAGCATTGACAG harbors:
- a CDS encoding CoA-acylating methylmalonate-semialdehyde dehydrogenase, producing MSLPLMKNYINGEWVESNSETIGDVWNPATGEKIAQVAYGTAEDVDKAVKAAKDAYWEWRTTPPLTRARYLFRMKEAFEENFEEIAKVLTTEQGKCIDEARGEVRRMIENVEHATGVTTLMTGYTMEDIAQDIDCMGHRQPLGVFAAIVPYNFPGMVAWWFLPYALVTGNTFIVKPSEQVPMTQTKIFEILEDVGLPEGVLNMVHGAHDVVNGLLDHPDIEGISFVGSTPTAKYIYKRCGDTGKRVQSLGGAKNIVAVMPDADLDAAMPSMITSFYGCTGQRCLSGAVLVPVGDVADELIEKFSTAAKEMKVGSGLDEQTGMGPLASAAQKEKVLGYIEKGIEEGADLVMDGRGFTVDEYPNGFFVGPTIFDNVKPDMTIAKEEIFGPVVSVVRAKDLNEVIDLINTRGFANAACIYTNDGAAAREFKYRVTPSMVGINIGIAAPMSFFPFGGAGNSMYGDTKAHGQEIFNFFTDTKVVIQRWF